One window from the genome of Pandoraea fibrosis encodes:
- a CDS encoding hemolysin family protein: MENLLLIVAAILLVFLNGFFVAAEFGLVKLRQTRVQVIARQRGWRGRILAKVHGQLDTYLSACQLGITLASLGLGWIGEPAFARILTPLFAALGVSSAELIHALAFFIAFFTISYLHIVVGELAPKSMALRVPEAVSIWTAAPLYAFYWLMYPAIWVLNHSANRLLRWTGLDPSHGADAHYSADEIKLIMRRGASSEKLSRDDWNVVAYAIDFSDLTVSDLMHPMSEVAAFRRNATFEQNMDTAYRHRYSRYPFFDNDGETVLGVVHLKDLFLAEHHGQSIKDLGSMARPVERVRPDMPARELFGRFRRGAPHFAIVGWPDQKPIGFLTLDNLLSALVGKIRDEFRQTEDDWTRMEDGTLIGRGSLPILTLERSLGIEIPSERAESVGGLIMDTLAYLPHEGQKIDFDGFSVVVKKMQGPRIVLVRIYPDGVREARGEPPDHVAVQQRDE; encoded by the coding sequence TTGGAAAATCTTTTACTGATCGTCGCTGCGATCCTGCTGGTGTTTCTCAACGGCTTCTTCGTGGCGGCGGAATTCGGCCTCGTCAAACTGCGCCAGACGCGCGTTCAAGTGATTGCCCGCCAACGCGGTTGGCGCGGCCGTATCCTGGCCAAGGTGCATGGCCAACTCGATACCTACCTCTCGGCTTGCCAACTCGGCATCACCCTCGCCTCGCTCGGTCTGGGCTGGATCGGTGAACCCGCATTCGCGCGCATTCTCACGCCGCTGTTCGCCGCGTTGGGTGTCAGCTCGGCCGAGCTGATTCACGCGCTGGCCTTTTTCATCGCGTTCTTCACGATTTCGTATCTGCACATCGTCGTGGGCGAACTCGCCCCGAAGTCGATGGCGCTACGCGTGCCGGAAGCCGTCTCCATCTGGACGGCAGCACCGCTCTACGCCTTCTACTGGCTGATGTACCCGGCGATCTGGGTGCTCAACCACAGCGCCAACCGCCTGTTGCGCTGGACCGGTCTCGACCCGTCGCACGGCGCCGACGCGCATTACTCCGCCGATGAAATCAAGCTGATCATGCGCCGTGGCGCGTCGAGCGAAAAACTCTCGCGCGACGACTGGAACGTGGTGGCCTATGCCATCGACTTCAGCGACCTGACCGTATCCGATCTGATGCACCCGATGAGCGAAGTGGCTGCGTTCCGCCGCAATGCGACCTTCGAGCAGAACATGGACACGGCCTACCGCCACCGCTACAGCCGCTATCCGTTCTTCGATAACGATGGCGAGACCGTACTTGGGGTGGTTCACCTGAAGGATCTGTTCCTCGCCGAGCATCACGGCCAGTCCATCAAGGATCTCGGCAGCATGGCGCGCCCGGTCGAGCGAGTGCGCCCCGACATGCCCGCGCGCGAGCTGTTCGGCCGTTTCCGCCGAGGCGCGCCGCACTTTGCCATTGTGGGATGGCCGGACCAGAAGCCCATCGGCTTCCTGACGCTGGACAATCTGCTCTCTGCGCTGGTCGGCAAGATCCGCGACGAATTCCGTCAGACGGAAGACGACTGGACCCGCATGGAAGACGGCACCCTCATCGGGCGCGGCAGCTTGCCGATCCTGACGCTGGAACGCTCGCTAGGCATCGAGATCCCGAGCGAGCGCGCGGAATCGGTGGGCGGTCTCATCATGGATACGTTGGCCTATCTGCCCCACGAAGGCCAGAAGATCGACTTCGACGGCTTCTCCGTGGTCGTCAAGAAGATGCAAGGCCCCCGGATCGTGCTCGTGCGTATCTACCCGGATGGCGTGCGCGAAGCCCGTGGCGAGCCGCCAGACCATGTGGCGGTGCAGCAACGCGACGAGTAA
- a CDS encoding LysR family transcriptional regulator → MNKLREIECFIAVVESGSFVKAAAVLGISKTAISRYVADLEARLGTRLLQRTTRRLSLTEPGQRYVERCRQILAELDEADAMAGEHDGQPAGPLRINAPHTFGVLHLAPLWPTFLSQHPQVSLDITLSDRLVDIVEEGYDLAIRITRLPDSSLVHRRLAGTRLVLCASPGYLAQHGTPKHPSELAHHETVGYSYFSHRREWRFDGPDGPVSVRTHARLIADNGDTCLAAGVAGAGILLQPAFLVQDALRSGQLVEFLPEYTQAETGIYVVYPSRKYLSAKVRALIDFLVEAFAMPGWRAIDRH, encoded by the coding sequence ATGAACAAACTTCGCGAGATCGAATGCTTCATCGCCGTCGTCGAATCGGGCAGCTTCGTGAAGGCCGCAGCAGTGCTGGGTATCTCGAAGACAGCCATCTCGCGCTATGTCGCCGATCTCGAGGCGCGTCTGGGCACACGTCTGCTCCAGCGCACCACGCGACGCCTGTCGCTCACCGAACCGGGACAACGATATGTCGAGCGCTGCCGTCAGATCCTCGCGGAACTCGACGAGGCCGACGCCATGGCCGGCGAACACGACGGCCAGCCGGCCGGCCCGCTGCGCATCAACGCCCCGCACACGTTCGGCGTCCTCCATCTCGCGCCGCTGTGGCCGACGTTCCTCTCTCAGCACCCGCAGGTATCGCTCGACATCACACTGAGCGATCGCCTCGTGGATATCGTCGAGGAAGGCTACGATCTCGCGATCCGCATCACGCGCCTGCCCGATTCGTCGCTCGTGCATCGCCGGCTGGCCGGCACCCGGCTCGTGCTGTGCGCTTCGCCCGGCTACCTCGCGCAACACGGCACGCCGAAACACCCCAGCGAGCTCGCGCATCACGAGACGGTGGGCTACAGCTATTTCTCGCATCGGCGGGAATGGCGTTTCGACGGCCCCGACGGCCCGGTTTCCGTGCGCACCCACGCACGGCTCATCGCGGATAACGGCGACACCTGCCTCGCTGCGGGCGTCGCCGGCGCGGGTATCCTGCTGCAACCGGCATTCCTCGTGCAGGACGCGCTGCGCAGCGGCCAACTCGTCGAATTCCTGCCCGAGTACACACAGGCCGAAACCGGTATCTACGTGGTCTATCCCTCGCGCAAATATCTGAGCGCCAAGGTTCGCGCCCTGATCGATTTCCTGGTCGAAGCCTTCGCGATGCCCGGCTGGCGGGCGATCGACCGACACTGA
- a CDS encoding dioxygenase family protein, giving the protein MSALPTLFVSHGSPLLAVDPGRTGPLLTALGRAVPRPREILVISPHWSTPTPRVGSLAQQRTIHDFGGFPRELYTLEYPAPGAPALAERTVQRLRDAGLPAATDDQWGLDHGAWVPLRYLYPDADVPVTQLSLQRHMRPEYHYRIGQQLAPLAQEGVLILASGSFTHNLHEVFRAPSEDRAEAPYLAEFVAWFTEHLATMDLDALFDYRARAPHAERAHPTDEHLLPLYIALGAADSAASQTHFDTGATYGALRMDAFAFGSAAPTLAEVKALAQ; this is encoded by the coding sequence ATGTCTGCCCTTCCCACCCTCTTCGTCTCCCACGGCTCACCGCTGCTCGCGGTCGATCCGGGCCGCACGGGCCCGTTGTTGACGGCGCTGGGGCGTGCGGTGCCGCGTCCGCGCGAGATTCTCGTGATCTCGCCGCATTGGTCGACGCCGACACCGCGCGTGGGCAGTCTGGCGCAACAGCGCACGATCCATGATTTCGGTGGCTTCCCGCGCGAGCTTTACACACTGGAATACCCGGCACCCGGCGCCCCCGCACTGGCCGAACGCACCGTACAGCGGCTGCGCGATGCGGGCCTGCCTGCCGCGACCGACGACCAATGGGGTCTCGACCACGGTGCGTGGGTGCCGCTGCGCTATCTGTATCCCGACGCGGATGTGCCCGTCACGCAGTTGTCGCTGCAACGACACATGCGCCCGGAGTACCACTACCGGATCGGTCAGCAACTCGCGCCGCTCGCGCAGGAAGGTGTGCTGATCCTGGCCTCGGGCAGCTTCACGCACAATCTTCACGAAGTATTCCGCGCGCCGTCCGAAGATCGTGCGGAAGCGCCCTATCTGGCCGAGTTCGTCGCATGGTTCACTGAGCATCTCGCCACCATGGATCTGGACGCCCTGTTCGACTACCGTGCCCGCGCACCGCATGCCGAGCGCGCGCATCCGACCGACGAGCATCTGCTGCCGCTCTACATCGCGCTGGGCGCGGCCGATAGCGCCGCCAGTCAGACGCACTTCGACACCGGCGCCACCTACGGCGCCCTGCGCATGGATGCCTTTGCATTCGGCAGCGCCGCTCCAACGCTCGCTGAGGTGAAGGCGCTGGCACAATAA
- a CDS encoding DoxX family protein, translating to MIDTKTAPYAALLLRVSLGILFLAHLSLKVFVFTVPGFVGFMGSLGLPPFVAYVTMALELVGGLMLITGFYARWAALPLAALMLGTIVSVHGHNGWLFTNKGGGWEFPAFWVAGLLVLALLGDGAFAIRRARAG from the coding sequence ATGATCGATACCAAAACCGCCCCTTACGCCGCACTGCTGCTGCGCGTGTCGCTGGGCATCCTCTTCCTCGCCCACCTGTCGCTCAAGGTATTCGTGTTCACCGTGCCCGGCTTCGTCGGGTTCATGGGTTCGCTTGGCCTGCCGCCGTTCGTCGCCTATGTCACGATGGCACTGGAACTCGTCGGCGGTCTGATGTTGATCACGGGCTTTTATGCCCGTTGGGCCGCGCTCCCGCTGGCGGCCCTGATGCTCGGCACCATCGTCTCGGTGCATGGCCACAACGGCTGGCTCTTCACCAACAAGGGTGGCGGCTGGGAATTCCCGGCGTTCTGGGTGGCCGGGCTGCTGGTGCTCGCCCTGCTCGGGGATGGCGCCTTCGCCATTCGCCGTGCTCGCGCGGGCTGA
- the glcF gene encoding glycolate oxidase subunit GlcF encodes MQTNLAEFLRHTPDGDEAEAILRKCVHCGFCTATCPTYQLLGDELDGPRGRIYLIKQMVEGQPVTRETQRHLDRCLTCRSCESTCPSGVQYGRLADIGRRHVDAKVGRPAGERALRWTLARVLPNRSLFSPALRLGQQFRGLLPRSLREKVPHRQRSGSWPQAKHARRMLMLEGCVQPAMLPNVNKATARVLDALGIEMVRPSAAGCCGAIRLHLNYHDDGLDDARRNIDAWWPEIEAGAEAIVINASGCGATVKEYGHLLRHDPQYAGKAQRVSELARDLSEVLLDNLEALQRRVPNRKTGKVAYHPPCTLQHGQQLKGVVEKVLTGVGVNVMLPQDSHICCGSAGTYSVTQPALSHQLRDAKWKALDALEPELVVSANVGCICHLQATAKGEHARDHAPVQHWVELLDRMIASA; translated from the coding sequence AGCCGAAGCCATTCTCCGCAAATGCGTCCATTGCGGATTTTGTACCGCGACCTGTCCGACCTATCAGTTGCTGGGCGACGAACTCGATGGGCCGCGCGGACGCATCTATCTCATCAAGCAGATGGTCGAAGGCCAGCCCGTGACGCGTGAAACGCAGCGCCATCTGGACCGTTGCCTGACTTGCCGCAGTTGCGAATCGACGTGCCCCTCGGGTGTGCAATACGGCCGCCTGGCCGACATCGGACGCCGTCATGTCGACGCCAAGGTCGGTCGCCCCGCCGGTGAACGCGCGCTGCGCTGGACGCTTGCCCGCGTCCTCCCCAATCGCTCGCTGTTCTCACCCGCCTTGCGTCTGGGCCAACAATTCCGCGGACTGCTGCCCCGCTCGCTGCGTGAGAAGGTGCCGCATCGTCAACGCTCCGGCAGTTGGCCTCAGGCCAAACACGCGCGTCGCATGCTGATGCTCGAAGGCTGCGTGCAACCGGCCATGCTGCCCAACGTCAACAAGGCCACCGCGCGCGTGCTCGATGCACTCGGCATCGAAATGGTGCGCCCTTCGGCAGCCGGTTGCTGCGGCGCCATCCGTCTTCACCTGAACTATCACGACGACGGCCTCGACGACGCCCGCCGCAACATCGACGCCTGGTGGCCCGAGATCGAAGCCGGCGCAGAAGCGATTGTGATCAACGCGTCCGGCTGTGGCGCAACGGTCAAGGAATACGGTCATCTGCTGCGTCATGACCCGCAATACGCGGGCAAGGCGCAGCGCGTCTCCGAACTCGCGCGCGATCTCTCGGAAGTGCTACTCGATAACCTCGAAGCGTTGCAGCGACGCGTGCCGAATCGCAAGACCGGCAAGGTGGCCTATCACCCGCCCTGCACGCTGCAACACGGCCAGCAACTCAAGGGCGTGGTAGAGAAAGTGCTCACAGGCGTGGGCGTGAACGTCATGCTGCCGCAGGACAGCCACATCTGCTGCGGCTCGGCCGGCACCTATTCGGTCACGCAACCGGCGCTGTCGCATCAGTTGCGCGACGCCAAATGGAAGGCACTCGACGCGCTGGAGCCGGAGCTGGTCGTCTCGGCCAACGTCGGGTGCATCTGCCATTTGCAGGCGACCGCCAAGGGCGAGCACGCCCGGGACCACGCTCCGGTGCAACACTGGGTCGAATTGCTCGACCGGATGATCGCCTCGGCCTGA